The nucleotide window GAATGGGTATAAATTTGCAGAATGGACCGGAGATCTGTCTGGCAGTGATAATCCGTCCCAAATAACCGTCGATAAAGCCAAGGAAGTGACGGCTGTTTTTGGAAAGAAAAGTTTTGCATTGACTACAAATACAAGCGGAAGCGGTTCGATTACAAAAACGCCCGATCAGTCAACGTATGAATATGAAACGACTGTCGAGTTGGAGGCGACACCTGCTGACGGATATAAATTTGTGGAATGGACCGGGGACAAAGCCAGTACTGATAACCCTGTTGAAATAACTATTGATGCCGAAAAAATAGTAACAGCGGTATTTGAGGAAACACAAGCAAAATTCTATTTGGCTGGAAATGGGGTTACCATAAAATGTGAGGAAGCCAGTGTAGGCGAATCCGGAACAGTAAATGGTGATGAATATATTAAACGTACCGTCGACCAGATTACTACAGACAATGCTCCAACTACTTGTACTAGCGGGATCACGGATATGAGCTCTTTGTTTGAGGGAGCTGACTCCTTTAATAGAGATATCACCCACTGGGATGTATCTGAGGTAACCCGCATGAACCGCATGTTTACTGGTGTTGATCTATTTAACCAAGATATAAGCTATTGGGATGTGTCCAGTGTTAAAAACATGGATAGGATGTTTTGGCTTGCCAGTGACTTCAATCAAAATCTCAGCGGTTGGTGTGTAAAGAACATTGGTGCAACAAAGCCCGATGACTTTGATGTCGGGACACATGATGATTTTGAAGGCAATATTAATAAGCTGCCGGATTGGGGTGCTAAGTGTTCCGGTTCATAGAATAAGTAAAACAGAATTACCAACCATTCGTTGATAATGTTCAAATGCATATGGTGTAGTCATCGGAACCCGGCAGGATCCGAAAAATGCCACAAACGTAGTTTTATGAGTATCAGGAGACTTCATTTAGTAGCAACATAAGTCTATGGGATGTCAGCAGTGTGGGAGATATGAGTAATATGTTTAAAGATGCTTCTGTCTTTGGTGGAGACCTCAGCGAATGGTGTGTTGAAGATATTCCAGATGAACCGAGTGGTTTTTCGGACGGTAGTGCTTTAACAAGTACTAAAATGCCAGACTGGGGTGATTCCTGTGGCTCATAGGTGACGAGTTCACAGGATTTTTATAATGCCACATATACCAGTGTAAGATGGGATCTTGCACTGGTATTATTGCTAATAATCAAATGGGTTGATCATTCAGACTTGCCGCTTTTATATCCTAAACGACTAATGGTTCGAGCGTCCGCTCGGACCATATACTTGCTGGAGCTTGGGCTTGGGAAGGAGATAAGCAAAAGCATATCACAGTGTCTATCACAACAAGTTAGTAGTAAGTCTGGCAGTTTACCCAGCTGGATCGAGACCCATTACCGGGGATAATCTCTGCACGTTACATATTATCTAACTGTTGCCATACATCGGAATCAAATATCCGGTACTTCAGAAGCGTCCAGCATTTATGATAAAGATTCTGAAACAAGTTGAGAATGACACTATAGGCTAACTTCAAATTGTCAGCTTTTACCGTACACCGAAACCACACTCCCGCGCGTCACCTTATTTTCAGGCGAAACTAAGTAAGCAATCTGTTGGGCCAGCTGCTCAGGCTTGGGCCATTTATCAAAATTGGCATTGGGCATGCTTTCACGGTTTTGTGAGGTGTCAATTACGGAAGGGGCGATAGCATTGACCAAGATATCATCTTCGACCACCTCGGCGGCCAGTGATTCCGTGAGTGCAGCCACACCTGCTTTGGATGTCGTGTAGGCGGTCATTCCGGCTCCTTGCCGTGGTTCCAAGGCGGGACGTGCGGCGATGTTGACAATACGGCCACCGTCGCCTTGGTCTTTAAACTGTTGTACGGCAGCCCGACAACTATTGTAGCAGGTAACCAGGTTCAAGTTAATCTGCTTCATAAAATCAGCTTTGGAAGTTTTCTGAATCGAACCCATCCCAAATCCCCCGGCAATGTGGATAGACCCCCAAAGTGGGCCCTGCTCGTCTATCGCATCCTCAAAAAACGATTGTGCCTGATCTTCGTCGGTGAGATCTACATCAACTTTTGTGAATACGTTTTTGTGATCGGTCAGATCAAAGTTGTCCAGCTCGGATTTGTTAAAACAGGGTACACTGCAACGAGCTCCAGCATCCAAAAGCAATTGCACAACGGCCGTACCCAACGAGCCGGCACCGCCTGTTATGATGAAATGACGATCGGAAAAATCCATAGTAACAATTCATTTAATTTTATATTGAACTAAATAACAAGTGGGAAAGTACGTGCATTCCTTTCATTTTGATAAACGGGTTATCAAAATAACATACTTAAGGCAAAAATAATCTTGAGGTTGGGCAAATGGCACCCACAGTTGATAGTAAGACTATTGCTCGGATAGTGGCATGGATTTCTTATCAGTGTTTCCGTAACGCAGTCAATAACTCATTTAAGTAGTATGATATTCTTATTTTTAAGTTATATAAGTGTAATATTTGATTTTTACGCAAGGAAATAATGACATGAAACTTAATCTTAAAACGAAACTGTATGCCGGTCTTGGTTTTTTAGTCTTACTGATTATTCTGCTGTGGACCAGCGGGCTAATTTTTATAAGTACACTGGCTGATACTTCGGGCGCGATTATTGAAAACAACAATCGTACGGTTACCTATATGCAGAATATGGAGCAGGCACTGACAGAAATCCATTTGGGGATGTCGAGAGAAAGATTGGGGAAAGTGGATTCGTTGGAGCAGGAGATTTTACAAAATCTACGCAATCAGCAACAAAACATTACGGAAGAGGGAGAGGCAGAACTCAGTAACAAGCTCCAAAAAAGGATAGTCAAATATTTTGATGCGATTGATGATCAAAAAAATCAGAGTGTTAGTAATGATGCATTCTTTCAATCCCTGGACGAGGAATATGGGCAACTACAATATTTGCTGGCACAGATTACTTATATGAACCTGGAGGCCATTCATCAGAAAAATGATCGGGCCCAGAAAACGGCTGGAAATATTATTTTTTACATGAGTATTATCGGTATTGCCAGCTTGTTATTGGCAGTGGGATTGTTGATAAACTATCCCGGCTACATTGTGAATCCGATCCAAGAGCTTATTGCCCGTATAAAGAGTATTGCCAACCAAAATTATGATCAGCGGCTGGAGTTTGAAACTGGGGACGAATACGAAGAGTTGGCCAAGGCGTTTAATACGATGGCGGCACGGCTGCAGGAATTTGAGTCGAGTAACCTGGCGAAAATAAAGAGTGAAAAGCAGCGGATTGAAGCTGTTATCAACCAGATGAATGAGGCAGTGATTGGCTTGGATAATGAAGACAATATTTTGTTTGTAAATGCCAAAGCCGAAGAGCTCATAGGCATTGATCGAGAACTGTTGGTGGGTAAATATGTCCCGGACTTAGCTGTTAAAAATGATTTGATTCGAAAGATGCTCTCTGATTCGAACAATGAGGATAAGAACAAGGATCAGGCCAATTCTCCGGATTTAATTAAGTTACCAACTGATGATCGGTTTGTGTATTACTCGAAGGAGGTTCAGCCGGTATTGTTGAATGAGCAATCTTCGAATCCCAAAAAGAAAATCGGATCTATTATTACCTTGAAAAATGTAACACATTTCCAGGAGATCAATGAGGCCAAAACCAACTTTATTGCAGTGGTTTCTCACGAGCTTAAAACGCCTATTGCTTCCATTAATATGAGTTTGCGTTTGCTCGAGGATGAACGAGTGGGACCGTTAAATGATGAGCAATCGGAGCTGATCAGGAATATACGTCAGGATGCCGAAAGGATGAAAACGACGACCGCTGAACTATTGAATTTATCTAAAATCGAAACGGGGAATATTCAGCTTAATACCCAGCCGGCCAAGCCAGTGGATCTGCTGCAATATGCCTACGAGACAATGGTTATGCAGGCGAATCAGAAAAATATTGAGATTTCTACCGAATCTGATCAAGAATTGTCCCCGGTAAAGGTTGATTTGCAGAAAACCGTTTGGGTGCTCGTTAATTTATTATCGAATGCTATTCGCTACACACCACAGGATGGAAAAATTATAATGCGGGGTGAGAATAAAATATCATCAGTACAATTTTCAGTCGTTGATATGGGAGAAGGCATTGCTGAGGAACATCTTGATAAAATATTTCAAAAGTATTTTCAGGTCTATGGTGATAGTGATGGCAGCGGATTGGGGCTGTCGATAGCCAAAGAATTTATTAACGCGCAGGGGGGAGAGATTGGCGTTGAAAGTGAAGTTGGCAAAGGAAGTACATTTTACTTCACGTTACCTAAGGTGAAAGAATAGATGAAGACAGGTATTATGAGAAGAAATAACGTTTTAGTGATTGATGATGAGGAACGATTTCGTAAGCTGTTGTCACGCATCATTGGACTGGAGGGATTTGAGGTTTTACAGGCCAAAAATGCTCGAGAGGGATTCAATATTTTAGAGAATGAGACAGTAAGTGTGGTGGTTTGTGATGTAAAACTGCCCGATGGGAATGGCCTTGATATATTGGAGCGAATCAAGAAAGAGTACCCATTAATTGAAGTGATCCTGATTACAGCCTTTGGTACGATCCAAGACGGGGTGAATGCGATGAAGCAGGGCGCCTTCGATTATATTACTAAGGGGGATAATGACGATCATATTCATGTGGTCGTAGAACGTGCAGCGGAGAAAGCCAACCTTAATGCCAAGCTACAGCATCTTGAGCAGCGGGTTGAAAGCAAATACAGTTTTGATAGCATAGTAGGGGAATCGGATGCCATCCAGAAGTCTATTAAAATGGCCAGAAAGGTGGCTAAATCTGACATGAGTGTCCTGCTGCAGGGCGAAACAGGTACGGGCAAAGAACTTTTTGCCCAGGCTATACACCAAGCAAGCAACCGAAAAGATGGACCGTTTGTGGCTTTGAACTGTAGTGCTTTTCCAAAGGATATGCTGGAGTCGGAGTTGTTTGGATTCAAAAAGGGAGCGTTTACCGGGGCAACAGAATCCAAAAAAGGGCTGATCGAGGAAGCCGATGGTGGG belongs to Fodinibius sp. Rm-B-1B1-1 and includes:
- a CDS encoding InlB B-repeat-containing protein; this encodes MKRLIALFTVLIFTGLILLSCSDSGTGPSSDNEGNGNNSEGETTYSVDVSISPSESGSVSRSADGPYDEGETVELTAEASDEYLFSGWTGDMESEDNPLSLTVDQDYFLTANFEKKSYALTTNTEGEGAIDENVVQEKSKEYEHGTVVELTANPAKGYRFVEWKGDIEGSDNPAQITVDDPKDVTAVFEKKSYELTINTEGKGAVNEEVVQSKSYDHGTVVELTANAGNGYKFAEWTGDLSGSDNPSQITVDKAKEVTAVFGKKSFALTTNTSGSGSITKTPDQSTYEYETTVELEATPADGYKFVEWTGDKASTDNPVEITIDAEKIVTAVFEETQAKFYLAGNGVTIKCEEASVGESGTVNGDEYIKRTVDQITTDNAPTTCTSGITDMSSLFEGADSFNRDITHWDVSEVTRMNRMFTGVDLFNQDISYWDVSSVKNMDRMFWLASDFNQNLSGWCVKNIGATKPDDFDVGTHDDFEGNINKLPDWGAKCSGS
- a CDS encoding sigma-54 dependent transcriptional regulator, producing the protein MRRNNVLVIDDEERFRKLLSRIIGLEGFEVLQAKNAREGFNILENETVSVVVCDVKLPDGNGLDILERIKKEYPLIEVILITAFGTIQDGVNAMKQGAFDYITKGDNDDHIHVVVERAAEKANLNAKLQHLEQRVESKYSFDSIVGESDAIQKSIKMARKVAKSDMSVLLQGETGTGKELFAQAIHQASNRKDGPFVALNCSAFPKDMLESELFGFKKGAFTGATESKKGLIEEADGGTLFLDEIGEMDVGLQAKLLRFLEHKTFTKLGETKEREVDLRVLAASNKDLKQAADEGGFRDDLYYRLAGFTIKIPPLRDREGDIALLANFVLQRLHSRVQQISDEAMQRLKFYPWHGNVRELKNVIERAAILSEGAVITPDLLPSEFHEEEGSSGYISSTSSLQKVERNHIQRVLKKTEGNKTQAAKILGIGTSTLYRKIEEYNL
- a CDS encoding SDR family NAD(P)-dependent oxidoreductase, which codes for MDFSDRHFIITGGAGSLGTAVVQLLLDAGARCSVPCFNKSELDNFDLTDHKNVFTKVDVDLTDEDQAQSFFEDAIDEQGPLWGSIHIAGGFGMGSIQKTSKADFMKQINLNLVTCYNSCRAAVQQFKDQGDGGRIVNIAARPALEPRQGAGMTAYTTSKAGVAALTESLAAEVVEDDILVNAIAPSVIDTSQNRESMPNANFDKWPKPEQLAQQIAYLVSPENKVTRGSVVSVYGKS
- a CDS encoding HAMP domain-containing sensor histidine kinase, producing MKLNLKTKLYAGLGFLVLLIILLWTSGLIFISTLADTSGAIIENNNRTVTYMQNMEQALTEIHLGMSRERLGKVDSLEQEILQNLRNQQQNITEEGEAELSNKLQKRIVKYFDAIDDQKNQSVSNDAFFQSLDEEYGQLQYLLAQITYMNLEAIHQKNDRAQKTAGNIIFYMSIIGIASLLLAVGLLINYPGYIVNPIQELIARIKSIANQNYDQRLEFETGDEYEELAKAFNTMAARLQEFESSNLAKIKSEKQRIEAVINQMNEAVIGLDNEDNILFVNAKAEELIGIDRELLVGKYVPDLAVKNDLIRKMLSDSNNEDKNKDQANSPDLIKLPTDDRFVYYSKEVQPVLLNEQSSNPKKKIGSIITLKNVTHFQEINEAKTNFIAVVSHELKTPIASINMSLRLLEDERVGPLNDEQSELIRNIRQDAERMKTTTAELLNLSKIETGNIQLNTQPAKPVDLLQYAYETMVMQANQKNIEISTESDQELSPVKVDLQKTVWVLVNLLSNAIRYTPQDGKIIMRGENKISSVQFSVVDMGEGIAEEHLDKIFQKYFQVYGDSDGSGLGLSIAKEFINAQGGEIGVESEVGKGSTFYFTLPKVKE